From the Desulfobacterales bacterium genome, the window TGCTCGAAGGAAAACAAACCGTGGATCAGGCCAAACGGGCCGAGATTTATAAAAAAGCCCTGCAGCTCATTTATGAGGAGTGTCCGGTCATCAGCATCGCCCATTCCACCGTGATTTCCCCCATCACCAAGAATGTGATGAACTACAAGCTGCACCCCACGGCTTCGGTTCGCATGAAGGATGTCTGGATGCAGAAATAGTGGATCCTTAGGGGAAAAGGCGCTTTTCGCCTTTTCCCCTGAGAGCCTGCCAACGCACGGGTGAATGCGAGAGGGCTAAGCATGCCGGCCTATATTTTGCGAAGATTCCTGATTCTGATCCCCACGCTTCTGGGTGTGTCCATTATCGTCTTTATGATGCTGCGCCTTACGCCCGGGGATCCGGCCGAACTGCTGTTGGGCGAACGGGCCACCGAAAGCGCGCTCCAGGAAGTCCGGGAACACCTGGGGCTCAATGAACCGCTGCATGTCCAGTACGGTCTGTTTCTCAAGCGGCTCATGAAAGGCGATTTGGGGGAAACCATCTGGACGCGGCAAAAGGTCTGGATCGAGGTCAAACAGCGCTTTCCCGCCACCATAGAACTGTCCCTGGTGGCACTATGCATCAGCTGTTTTTTCGGCGTCCTTTTCGGCATCGTTTCCGCAACCCGGCAATATTCCCTGTTTGACTACCTGAGCATGTTGGGCGCCCTGGCCGGCGTCAGTATGCCGATCTTCTGGCTCGGTCTGGTTTTTATGCTGATTTTTTCCCTGAACCTGGGATGGCTGCCCATTTCCGGGCGTCTGGACGTCCACATCAATCTCGAGGTCATCACCAATTTTTACATCCTGGATGCCGTTCTGACCCGAAACTGGGAGGCGCTGCGGGACGTCATCTGGCATATCATCATGCCGGCTGTCACGCTCAGCACCATTCCCACAGCGATTGTTGCCCGCATGACCCGTTCCTCCATGCTGGAAGTCTTGCGGCAGGACTATATAAAAACGGCCAAGGCCAAAGGGCTTTCCAACTTTAAGGTGATTTTCAAACACGCCCTGCGCAACGCCTTGATTCCCGTCGTCACCACCATCGGCCTGCAGTTCGGCATCCTGATGGGAGGCGCAATCCTGACGGAAACGATTTTCGCCTGGCCGGGCGTCGGCAAATGGATGTATGATGCCGTCATGCAGCGCGATTACATGGTCATCCAGGGAGGAACCCTGTTTATCGCAACGATATTTGTGGTGATAAACCTTTTCGTCGACGTCTTGTACGCCGTTATCAACCCGCGGATCAGTGTAAAATAAGCGGTAGATCGAATGATATGAAAACCAGAAACCCGCGAAAAAATCCTGAAGACCGGCATCCGCTGATGGTTCAGCTCAGCCAGTTGTGGCGAAATAAAATCGCCGTCATCGGGCTGGTCATCATTTTAATATTTATTCTGGCAGCGATCTTTGCGCCGGTTCTCAGTCCCCACAACCCCGTTGATACCGCACTCTATGACCAGCTCAAACCGCCGGTGTGGCATGAAACCGGCAAGTGGCTAAATATCCTCGGCACGGACGATCTGGGTCGAGACATTCTGTCCCGGCTGATCTACGGCGCCCGAATATCGCTGCTGGTGTCGGTGGTCAGTGTGGGGCTGGCCTTTGTTTGCGGGACCTTCCTCGGCTGCATTTCCGGATATTTCAAGGGTTTCAGGGATTCGCTGATCATGCGTCTCATGGACATACTTTTGGCATTTCCCTATATTCTACTGGCCATCGTTATTGTGGCCTACCTCGGCCCCAGCCTGCGCAACGCCATGGTGGCCATCGGCATCACCTATGTGCCGCGTTTTGCCCGCATTGTGCGCGGAAGCGTTTTAGAAGAGTGTGAAAAGGACTATGTCACGGCGGCCCGTTCCATCGGCGTTAGTGACAGCCGCATCATTTTCATTGAGATTCTGCCCAACTGCCTCGGGCCGCTCATTGTCCAGACCACGCTGAGTTTTGCCTCCGCCATACTGGATGCCGCAGCCCTCAGTTTCCTGGGCCTTGGCGCTCAGCCGCCCACTCCGGAATGGGGCGCCATGATCGCCCAGAGCCGCTCGCTGATCCTTAGGGCTCCCTGGGTCATGACACTTCCCGGCTTGGCCATATTGTTCGCCGTGCTGGGGTTTAACCTTCTCGGCGACGGCCTGCGGGACGCGCTTGATCCACGCCTGCGGGACTAGCCCGGTTGTTTCATGAATATTTCTCAGAACTTGAAAACAGGTTATGATGAGTCATCTTCTGGAAATTAGGAATCTGCAAACCCATTTTTATGTCCACGGCCATGTGGCCAGGGCCGTGGACGACAT encodes:
- a CDS encoding ABC transporter permease, with the protein product MKTRNPRKNPEDRHPLMVQLSQLWRNKIAVIGLVIILIFILAAIFAPVLSPHNPVDTALYDQLKPPVWHETGKWLNILGTDDLGRDILSRLIYGARISLLVSVVSVGLAFVCGTFLGCISGYFKGFRDSLIMRLMDILLAFPYILLAIVIVAYLGPSLRNAMVAIGITYVPRFARIVRGSVLEECEKDYVTAARSIGVSDSRIIFIEILPNCLGPLIVQTTLSFASAILDAAALSFLGLGAQPPTPEWGAMIAQSRSLILRAPWVMTLPGLAILFAVLGFNLLGDGLRDALDPRLRD
- a CDS encoding ABC transporter permease, producing the protein MPAYILRRFLILIPTLLGVSIIVFMMLRLTPGDPAELLLGERATESALQEVREHLGLNEPLHVQYGLFLKRLMKGDLGETIWTRQKVWIEVKQRFPATIELSLVALCISCFFGVLFGIVSATRQYSLFDYLSMLGALAGVSMPIFWLGLVFMLIFSLNLGWLPISGRLDVHINLEVITNFYILDAVLTRNWEALRDVIWHIIMPAVTLSTIPTAIVARMTRSSMLEVLRQDYIKTAKAKGLSNFKVIFKHALRNALIPVVTTIGLQFGILMGGAILTETIFAWPGVGKWMYDAVMQRDYMVIQGGTLFIATIFVVINLFVDVLYAVINPRISVK